Proteins found in one Cyanobium sp. ATX 6F1 genomic segment:
- the gloA gene encoding lactoylglutathione lyase: protein MRLLHTMLRVGDLERSLAFYTDVLGMRLLRRKDYPSGRFTLAFVGYGDERDTAVLELTHNWDTASYEIGSGYGHIALGVEDIQALCDQIRAKGGRVTREPGPMKHGSTVIAFVEDPDGYKVELIQTSPRHDAD, encoded by the coding sequence ATGCGACTGCTTCACACCATGCTGCGGGTGGGGGATCTGGAGCGCTCGCTCGCCTTCTACACGGATGTGCTCGGCATGCGGCTGCTGCGCCGCAAGGATTACCCGTCGGGCCGTTTCACCCTGGCCTTCGTGGGTTACGGCGACGAGCGCGACACCGCTGTGCTCGAGCTGACCCACAACTGGGACACCGCCAGCTACGAGATCGGCAGTGGTTACGGCCACATCGCCCTGGGGGTGGAGGACATCCAGGCGCTCTGTGATCAGATCCGCGCCAAGGGCGGCCGGGTGACCCGTGAGCCTGGACCGATGAAGCACGGCAGCACCGTGATCGCCTTCGTGGAGGATCCCGATGGCTACAAGGTGGAATTGATTCAAACCTCCCCCCGGCACGATGCGGACTGA